Proteins encoded by one window of Candidatus Nitrosocosmicus hydrocola:
- a CDS encoding Lrp/AsnC family transcriptional regulator — protein sequence MPVMLDRTDLALIKSLSADGRKSFRQVSRETKISSPTIEARFDRLRKLGIIKNIGPIFDFEKLDNIIQAMIHIKTNPAYLDKIILELKTIPEIINLYSTTGEYNLTFRIIASNNIHLYDIVQKISTIKGIDSINYKIIVKTLKESQDIPIGKQISLKINCDYCNNLIHSSSLKILNTDSFEKYFCCNSCINLHRQENQVISGEK from the coding sequence ATGCCTGTGATGTTAGATAGAACTGACCTAGCCTTAATCAAATCTTTATCTGCAGATGGGCGAAAATCTTTTAGACAGGTCTCAAGAGAGACAAAGATAAGCTCTCCCACCATTGAAGCACGTTTTGACCGCTTAAGAAAACTAGGAATTATTAAAAATATAGGACCCATATTTGACTTTGAAAAACTAGACAATATCATACAGGCTATGATTCATATCAAAACAAATCCTGCTTATCTTGATAAAATAATATTGGAGTTGAAGACAATCCCTGAAATAATTAATCTATATTCAACCACCGGAGAGTATAACCTGACATTCAGAATCATTGCATCAAATAATATTCATCTTTATGACATTGTTCAAAAAATATCCACAATAAAAGGGATAGATTCTATTAATTACAAAATTATAGTAAAAACGTTAAAGGAGAGTCAAGATATTCCTATTGGAAAACAAATATCATTGAAAATTAATTGTGATTATTGCAACAACCTAATTCATTCCTCATCCTTAAAGATATTAAACACAGATTCATTTGAAAAGTATTTCTGTTGTAATTCTTGTATTAATCTGCATAGACAAGAGAATCAGGTAATTTCAGGCGAAAAATAG
- a CDS encoding MFS transporter — MEDKPKGLRNVLMLGLVSFFTDFSTEMILGVLPTFIVNNLGASRAILGAIEGSSELTSYAFRMISGSLSDKFRKRKIFILIGYGLSTVSKPFFAFASGWLDAFIVRAVDRVGKGVRTAPRDALIADSVSESISGKAFGIHRTIDQLGAIVGPLVAFAILQTMDIQAVFLISLIPGAIAVIILIFLVKEVAIKKLSSSTTIFRNIGDLVKANKPFVILTIITGVFSLGAFNFSFILLRASELGVDQSFIPIVYAVINIAHTVIGIPAGILADKIGKEKVLLISYVIFATSSILMVVSINNVAFAYILATIFGLYVGISETVQRAIIPKYVSTELRGTAYGLYSLVIGVCFFASNITFGFIWDNYNIHMAVVYSVTLSICAIIGMLVFMKNYDKTIPHSSC; from the coding sequence GTGGAGGATAAACCTAAAGGTCTTAGAAATGTATTGATGCTAGGTCTAGTCAGTTTCTTTACTGACTTTTCTACAGAGATGATTCTAGGAGTATTGCCAACTTTCATTGTCAATAATCTAGGAGCATCTAGAGCCATTTTAGGAGCAATAGAAGGATCCTCAGAACTTACAAGTTATGCGTTTAGAATGATATCTGGATCTTTATCTGATAAATTTAGAAAAAGAAAAATCTTTATATTAATTGGATATGGGCTGTCTACAGTAAGCAAACCATTTTTTGCTTTTGCTAGTGGTTGGCTAGATGCTTTTATCGTTAGAGCAGTTGACAGAGTAGGTAAAGGAGTAAGAACAGCACCACGTGATGCTTTGATTGCAGATTCCGTGTCAGAATCTATTTCTGGAAAAGCTTTTGGAATTCACCGAACAATTGATCAATTGGGTGCGATAGTCGGACCATTAGTTGCATTTGCAATATTACAGACTATGGATATACAGGCTGTTTTTCTTATATCTCTTATACCCGGAGCTATTGCAGTCATAATTCTGATTTTTCTTGTAAAAGAAGTAGCAATAAAAAAACTTTCTTCATCAACAACTATTTTTAGAAACATAGGGGATTTGGTAAAAGCAAACAAGCCATTTGTTATACTAACAATTATCACAGGAGTATTTAGTCTTGGTGCATTTAACTTCTCCTTTATCCTTTTAAGAGCGTCAGAATTGGGTGTGGACCAGAGTTTCATTCCAATAGTGTATGCAGTAATCAATATAGCTCATACTGTAATAGGAATTCCAGCAGGCATATTAGCAGACAAGATAGGGAAAGAAAAAGTTCTTTTAATAAGTTACGTTATCTTTGCAACTTCCTCAATACTGATGGTAGTATCTATTAACAATGTAGCTTTTGCTTACATATTAGCAACAATATTCGGTCTTTATGTTGGAATTTCTGAGACTGTTCAAAGAGCAATAATTCCAAAATATGTATCGACAGAACTGAGAGGAACGGCGTATGGATTATACAGCCTTGTTATTGGTGTTTGTTTCTTTGCAAGTAATATTACCTTTGGGTTTATCTGGGACAATTATAATATTCATATGGCAGTTGTTTATAGTGTCACTTTGTCCATTTGTGCAATTATAGGGATGCTTGTGTTTATGAAAAATTATGACAAGACAATTCCTCACAGTAGCTGTTAA
- a CDS encoding YnfA family protein, with protein MTRFRHILYSLFFFFLAGLCEIGGGYLVWLWLRESYSWIFGVLGGFVLFMYGVVPTFQKAHFARTYAAYGGIFIIMAIGWGYFFEGIVPDTFDIIGTVIATIGVIIIFYYPRKDEGEKIGIDSSN; from the coding sequence TTGACTAGATTTCGACATATCCTGTATTCCTTATTCTTCTTCTTTCTGGCAGGACTATGCGAGATAGGTGGTGGATATCTCGTATGGTTATGGTTAAGAGAAAGTTATAGTTGGATTTTTGGAGTATTAGGAGGCTTTGTTTTGTTTATGTATGGAGTTGTTCCCACATTTCAAAAAGCACATTTTGCCAGAACGTACGCAGCGTATGGAGGTATATTTATCATAATGGCTATTGGATGGGGTTATTTCTTTGAAGGAATTGTTCCTGATACTTTTGATATAATTGGAACTGTAATTGCGACAATTGGTGTTATTATCATATTCTATTATCCACGCAAAGACGAAGGTGAAAAAATTGGAATCGACTCCTCCAACTGA
- a CDS encoding YnfA family protein, whose translation MESTPPTEYSITLILSTFGLFVVAALLEIGGGYLVWKWLREKKTIVLAIVGGIILFIYGIIPTLQPSNFGRVYAAYGGIFVVMAIIWGLIIDKKRPDRYEIIGGTVVLIGALIIFYAPR comes from the coding sequence TTGGAATCGACTCCTCCAACTGAATATAGTATTACGCTAATCCTATCGACATTTGGATTGTTTGTAGTCGCTGCACTTTTAGAAATTGGCGGAGGCTATCTTGTTTGGAAATGGTTAAGAGAAAAGAAAACAATAGTTTTAGCTATAGTCGGAGGTATAATCCTCTTTATTTATGGAATAATTCCCACACTTCAACCTTCTAACTTCGGTAGAGTCTATGCAGCTTATGGTGGTATTTTTGTTGTAATGGCTATCATTTGGGGTTTAATTATAGACAAGAAAAGACCTGATAGATATGAAATAATAGGAGGAACAGTGGTTCTTATCGGTGCATTAATTATTTTCTATGCACCCAGATAA
- a CDS encoding copper resistance CopC family protein, protein MKGIVITFFAILLIMGNSLSFLQAYGHASPITYEPSPNQIIDSVQSVPDKVTISFTEGPEPRASSIKVVNSNNERIDNNDLQVLDAEKSLSVSLDKSKVVPGTYTTDWLVLSKEDGHITKGSYVFSVEDSNPGQQQNTTTVSSPGYSNNVTTPDDIVLNFDISPNKVGQNTFNVSALYTNGTAVDNIRNVFSEFNNPSKNLGPIAATMDKVDSGKYSSVGNYLSQSGTWEIKVTVQRIGDYDINQQFEVEVK, encoded by the coding sequence ATGAAAGGCATAGTCATTACCTTTTTTGCTATTTTACTTATAATGGGAAATAGTTTGTCATTTTTGCAAGCATATGGTCATGCAAGTCCTATTACTTATGAACCTAGCCCCAATCAGATAATTGATTCGGTACAATCCGTGCCTGACAAAGTGACCATTTCATTTACAGAAGGTCCTGAACCAAGAGCAAGCAGCATTAAGGTGGTCAACTCAAATAATGAAAGAATAGATAATAATGATTTGCAAGTATTGGATGCAGAGAAATCACTTTCTGTTTCATTGGACAAGTCTAAAGTTGTACCTGGTACTTATACAACGGATTGGCTCGTATTATCAAAAGAAGATGGTCACATTACAAAAGGATCATATGTTTTTTCAGTTGAAGATAGCAATCCAGGTCAACAACAAAATACTACTACAGTTAGTTCTCCAGGATACTCAAACAATGTTACAACTCCTGATGATATAGTGCTTAACTTTGACATAAGTCCTAACAAAGTGGGTCAAAACACCTTTAATGTTTCTGCATTATACACAAACGGAACCGCAGTCGATAATATAAGAAATGTATTTTCAGAGTTTAATAATCCTTCAAAGAATTTGGGTCCCATAGCTGCGACAATGGATAAAGTAGACTCTGGAAAATATTCATCAGTAGGAAACTATTTGAGTCAAAGTGGAACATGGGAAATCAAAGTTACTGTTCAAAGAATAGGTGATTATGATATAAACCAACAATTTGAAGTAGAGGTCAAATAA